The Anolis carolinensis isolate JA03-04 chromosome 2, rAnoCar3.1.pri, whole genome shotgun sequence genome has a window encoding:
- the fabp6 gene encoding gastrotropin — protein MAFSGKYEVESEENYDSFMHRIGIPADTIEKGRNFKIVTEVIQNGDEFIWSQIYPGGKSMTNKFVIGKESEIETLGGKKFKATVKMEGGKVVADFPNYHHTAEIAGGKLVEISTVGDVTFKRISKKLA, from the exons ATGGCCTTCTCTGGCAAATATGAAGTGGAAAGCGAAGAAAACTATGATAGTTTTATGCACCGCATTG GGATTCCTGCTGATACAATTGAAAAAGGAAGGAATTTCAAGATTGTGACTGAAGTAATACAGAATGGAGATGAATTCATCTGGTCCCAGATTTATCCTGGCGGGAAGTCTATGACTAATAAATTTGTCATTGGCAAGGAGTCCGAAATTGAGACACTGGGTGGAAAAAAATTCAAG GCAACTGTTAAAATGGAAGGCGGAAAAGTGGTTGCTGACTTCCCTAATTATCATCACACTGCAGAGATTGCTGGGGGCAAACTTGTAGAG ATTTCTACAGTTGGTGATGTAACTTTCAAGAGAATCAGCAAGAAGCTGGCATAA
- the ccnjl gene encoding cyclin-J-like protein: protein MEKRWWTEQLATDIHQTLRQKELKLPTYKAHSPQIGMRRYFADLLAILSSRYKLCPAARHLAVYLLDLFMDRYDIALKELYAISITCLILASKFEEKEKRVPKLEQLNNFSYASRLNLVLTKKDLLKIELLLLETFDWNLCLPTPAHYIDYYLFASVTESDLHSGWPITSMAEARSFIDKYSHYFLEVSLQDHAFLSFRPSLVAAACVGAARICLEISPTWTPPLEGLTQYSWENITPCVELMLVAHEKNVKEANKEKDQATLLRERQLVESLIFQTPAQVLFQPSHYYHPLAQQHSIYSQFCSPMHDLCSAYRQSLLAPQSSSLASGSGSSLPSSSTASFGPVGFQTVSIQGPAVTMQVAVSEEPIHCLSLTLGSSYFSSYHSCTAGCLDGQRKIGEKGTTLGRGA from the exons ATGGAAAAACGGTGGTGGACAGAGCAACTTGCAACCGACATCCATCAGACCCTGAGGCAGAAG GAGCTGAAGCTGCCCACATACAAGGCTCACTCTCCACAAATTGGGATGCGACGCTATTTTGCTGACCTCTTAGCTATCCTCAGCAGCCGCTATAAGCTCTGCCCCGCAGCCAGGCATCTTGCTGTCTACTTACTGGACCTCTTTATGGACCGCTATGATATTGCTCTCAAAGAACTGTATGCCATCTCCATTACTTGCCTCATCCTTGCAA GTAAAtttgaagaaaaggagaaaagagtGCCAAAGCTAGAACAGTTGAACAACTTTTCTTATGCATCCCGCCTTAACCTGGTGCTAACGAAGAAAGATCTGCTGAAAATAGAACTGCTGCTCCTGGAAACATTTGACTGGAATCTGTGTCTGCCAACACCAGCACACTACATCGATTACTACCTCTTTGCCTCTGTTACTGAAAGCGACCTACACAGTGGCTGGCCCATCACATCCATGGCTGAAGCCAGATCTTTCATTGATAAATACTCTCACTATTTCCTGGAAGTCTCACTACAAG ACCATGCTTTCCTCTCCTTCCGGCCTTCTTTGGTTGCTGCTGCTTGTGTGGGTGCCGCACGAATCTGCCTCGAGATCTCTCCAACTTGGACCCCACCGCTCGAGGGGCTCACACAATATTCCTGGGAGAACATTACTCCATGCGTTGAACTCATGCTTGT agcCCACGAGAAGAATGTCAAGGAAGCCAACAAGGAAAAAGATCAAGCCACTCTACTACGGGAGCGGCAGCTTGTGGAAAGCCTGATCTTCCAGACTCCAGCTCAGGTTCTTTTCCAGCCATCCCATTATTATCACCCTCTGGCTCAGCAGCACAGCATCTACTCACAATTCTGCTCTCCGATGCATGATCTGTGCTCAGCTTACCGGCAGTCCTTACTAGCTCCTCAGTCAAGCAGCCTTGCCTCGGGAAGTGGCAGTTCACTGCCTTCATCCTCCACTGCCAGCTTTGGGCCTGTTGGATTCCAAACCGTGTCCATCCAAGGGCCTGCAGTCACTATGCAGGTGGCGGTCTCAGAGGAGCCAATTCACTGCCTGTCTTTGACCCTTGGCAGTAGCTATTTCAGCAGCTACCATTCGTGCACAGCAGGCTGTCTCGATGGGCAAAGGAAGATCGGAGAAAAAGGCACTACATTGGGGAGAGGGGCATAA